In a single window of the Amycolatopsis sp. cg5 genome:
- a CDS encoding VanW family protein has product MPDSYWPGSSAEQTDILPAVSVLTQEPPTEAPVPPKKRFDKRKAAIIGGSVFGGLVLLWGADLLISNGSVPRGVTVAGVDVGGMSRDSAEKELRAKIEPRLSSPVQVKAGDVTDQLAPKASGLTLDWPGTLDQAGDQPLNPFTRIASFFSSREVGVATHADDAKLAQSLEQLRAKTDRDPIEGTIRFDEAEPVLVEAKQGQKLDVPAATQAVLAHWAAGQALDLPVALTPVQTNPDALKAAFEQVAKPAVAGPLTIKGEGKDAKLEPAQIAAALSFEPITLAPKIDQEKVVEAAGPQLKSTEKEGKEASIVFEGGKPTVEPSVDGRGVDWEVSLKPMVDVLKLADKRELKATYKDTPAKVTTEQANELGVKEVIGEFTTGGFAADSGTNIRVVAGKVNGAIVKPGETFSLNGFTGPRGTKQGYVEAGVISDGAPGREVGGGISQFATTLYNAAYFAGMKDAGHKEHSYYISRYPAAREATVFQNHDGSSVIDLKFTNDSQTGVAIQTIWSPTSLTVKLWGTPRYKVESIAGAHTNQTEPQPKAGPAENCHASNGAPGFTTTDTRVLRDAATGREVSRSTRTVKYNPQPKITCGE; this is encoded by the coding sequence TTGCCGGATTCCTACTGGCCCGGGTCGAGCGCCGAGCAGACGGACATCTTGCCTGCCGTTTCGGTGCTGACACAGGAGCCTCCCACAGAGGCGCCGGTTCCGCCGAAGAAGCGCTTCGACAAGCGCAAAGCCGCCATCATCGGCGGCTCGGTGTTCGGCGGGCTCGTGCTGCTCTGGGGCGCCGACCTGCTGATCAGCAACGGCAGCGTGCCACGTGGGGTCACGGTGGCCGGGGTGGACGTCGGCGGGATGAGCCGCGACAGCGCCGAGAAGGAGCTGCGCGCCAAGATCGAGCCGAGGCTGAGCAGCCCGGTGCAGGTCAAGGCCGGCGACGTCACCGACCAGCTCGCGCCGAAGGCCTCCGGCCTGACCCTCGACTGGCCCGGCACGCTGGATCAGGCAGGCGACCAGCCGCTCAACCCGTTCACCCGGATCGCTTCGTTCTTCTCGTCGCGTGAGGTCGGCGTCGCGACGCACGCCGACGACGCCAAGCTCGCCCAGTCGCTGGAGCAGCTGCGGGCCAAGACCGACCGTGACCCGATCGAGGGCACGATCCGCTTCGACGAGGCCGAGCCGGTGCTGGTCGAGGCCAAGCAGGGCCAGAAACTCGACGTTCCCGCCGCCACGCAGGCCGTGCTCGCGCACTGGGCCGCCGGACAGGCACTCGACCTCCCCGTCGCGCTCACCCCGGTCCAGACCAACCCGGACGCGCTCAAGGCCGCTTTCGAGCAGGTCGCCAAGCCCGCCGTCGCCGGTCCGCTGACCATCAAGGGCGAGGGCAAGGACGCCAAGCTGGAGCCCGCCCAGATCGCGGCCGCGCTGAGCTTCGAGCCGATCACGCTGGCGCCGAAGATCGACCAGGAGAAGGTCGTCGAAGCGGCCGGTCCGCAGCTCAAGTCCACCGAAAAAGAGGGCAAAGAGGCCTCGATCGTCTTCGAAGGCGGCAAGCCGACCGTCGAGCCGTCCGTCGACGGCAGGGGCGTCGACTGGGAAGTCAGCCTCAAGCCGATGGTCGACGTGCTCAAGCTGGCCGACAAGCGCGAGCTGAAGGCCACCTACAAGGACACGCCCGCCAAGGTGACCACCGAGCAGGCCAACGAGCTCGGCGTGAAGGAGGTCATCGGCGAGTTCACCACCGGTGGCTTCGCCGCCGACTCCGGCACCAACATCCGCGTGGTGGCAGGCAAGGTCAACGGCGCGATCGTCAAGCCGGGCGAGACGTTCTCGCTCAACGGCTTCACCGGCCCGCGCGGCACCAAGCAGGGCTACGTCGAGGCGGGCGTCATCTCCGACGGCGCGCCCGGCCGCGAGGTCGGCGGCGGCATCTCCCAGTTCGCGACGACGCTCTACAACGCCGCGTACTTCGCCGGGATGAAGGACGCCGGGCACAAGGAGCACAGCTACTACATCAGCCGCTACCCCGCCGCGCGCGAGGCGACGGTGTTCCAGAACCACGACGGCAGCAGCGTCATCGACCTCAAGTTCACCAACGACAGCCAGACCGGCGTCGCGATCCAGACGATCTGGTCGCCGACCTCGCTCACGGTGAAGCTGTGGGGCACCCCGCGCTACAAGGTCGAGTCGATCGCGGGCGCGCACACCAACCAGACCGAGCCGCAGCCGAAGGCCGGTCCGGCGGAGAACTGCCACGCCAGCAACGGCGCGCCGGGCTTCACGACCACGGACACCCGCGTCCTGCGCGACGCGGCCACCGGGCGCGAGGTCAGCCGCAGCACCCGCACGGTCAAGTACAACCCGCAGCCGAAGATCACCTGCGGCGAATAA
- the araD gene encoding L-arabinonate dehydratase, with protein sequence MMKPEDLRSHRWFGGDELRNFSHRARSRQLGFNPEEHLGKPVIGILNTWSDINPCHMHLRERAEQVKRGVWQAGGFPLEFPVATLSETYQKPTPMLYRNLLAMETEEILRSYPIDGAVLMGGCDKSTPALLMGAASAGLPSIFVPAGPMLKGHWRDETLGSGTDMWKYWDDKRAGLIGDAELSELERGLARSPGTCMTMGTASTMTSAAEVLGMTLPGAASIPAVDSAHHRMAAASGARVVDMVWENLTISQVLDKRAYSDAITTVLALGGSTNAVIHLIAMAGRSQIPLSIEDFDAIARQVPVLANVRPGGDFLMEDFYYAGGLPGLLSRLTDLLHTDRVTVTGKTLGELLASARVHNDDVIRTRENPVAAEGGVAVLRGNLAPSGAVIKHIAAEPHLLTHTGPAVVFDNYSDLKKRINDPELGITEDSVLVLRGSGPLGGPGMPEYGMLPIPDHLLAKGVRDMVRISDARMSGTSYGACVLHVAPESFVGGPLALVRDGDLITLDVPARRLHLEVDDAELDARRARWEPPSPPFERGYGSLYAKHITQADEGCDFDFLAKAGANPEPDAR encoded by the coding sequence ATGATGAAGCCTGAGGACCTCCGCAGCCACCGCTGGTTCGGTGGCGACGAGCTGCGCAACTTCAGCCACCGGGCACGGAGCAGGCAGCTCGGGTTCAACCCCGAGGAGCACCTCGGCAAACCCGTCATCGGGATCCTGAACACCTGGAGCGACATCAACCCCTGCCACATGCACCTGCGTGAGCGGGCCGAGCAGGTCAAACGCGGTGTCTGGCAGGCGGGTGGCTTCCCGCTGGAGTTCCCGGTCGCGACGCTGTCGGAGACCTATCAGAAGCCGACGCCGATGCTCTACCGGAACCTGCTCGCGATGGAGACCGAGGAGATCCTGCGGTCCTATCCGATCGACGGCGCCGTGCTCATGGGCGGCTGCGACAAGAGCACCCCCGCGCTGCTCATGGGCGCCGCCAGCGCCGGGCTGCCGTCGATCTTCGTGCCGGCCGGGCCGATGCTCAAGGGCCACTGGCGCGACGAGACGCTCGGCAGCGGCACCGACATGTGGAAGTACTGGGACGACAAGCGCGCCGGCCTCATCGGCGACGCAGAGCTGTCCGAACTGGAACGCGGCCTCGCCCGCTCCCCCGGCACCTGCATGACCATGGGCACCGCCTCGACCATGACCAGCGCCGCCGAGGTGCTCGGCATGACGCTGCCCGGCGCCGCCTCGATCCCGGCCGTCGACTCCGCGCACCACCGGATGGCCGCGGCGAGCGGCGCGCGGGTGGTGGACATGGTCTGGGAGAACCTGACGATCTCGCAGGTGCTCGACAAGCGCGCGTACTCCGACGCGATCACCACCGTGCTCGCGCTCGGCGGCTCCACCAACGCGGTGATCCACCTGATCGCGATGGCGGGCCGCAGCCAGATCCCGCTGAGCATCGAGGACTTCGACGCCATCGCCCGGCAGGTGCCGGTGCTGGCCAACGTCCGTCCCGGCGGCGACTTCCTGATGGAGGACTTCTACTACGCGGGCGGCCTGCCCGGCCTGCTGTCGCGGCTGACCGACCTGCTGCACACGGACCGCGTCACGGTCACCGGCAAGACGCTCGGCGAGCTGCTGGCGAGCGCGCGCGTGCACAACGACGACGTGATCCGCACCCGGGAGAACCCGGTCGCGGCCGAGGGCGGCGTCGCCGTGCTGCGCGGCAACCTCGCGCCGTCCGGCGCGGTCATCAAGCACATCGCCGCCGAGCCGCACCTGCTCACCCACACGGGTCCCGCGGTCGTGTTCGACAACTACAGCGACCTCAAGAAGCGCATCAACGACCCGGAGCTGGGCATCACCGAGGATTCGGTGCTCGTGCTGCGTGGTTCCGGGCCGCTCGGCGGACCGGGCATGCCCGAGTACGGCATGCTGCCGATCCCCGACCACCTGCTGGCCAAGGGCGTGCGCGACATGGTCCGGATCTCCGACGCGCGGATGAGCGGGACCAGTTACGGCGCCTGCGTGCTGCACGTCGCGCCGGAGTCGTTCGTCGGCGGCCCGCTGGCGCTGGTGCGCGACGGCGACCTGATCACGCTGGACGTCCCGGCGCGGCGGCTGCACCTCGAAGTCGACGACGCCGAACTCGACGCCAGGCGTGCGCGGTGGGAGCCGCCGTCACCGCCGTTCGAGCGCGGCTACGGCTCGCTTTACGCCAAACACATCACGCAGGCCGACGAGGGCTGTGACTTCGACTTCCTCGCCAAAGCCGGTGCGAACCCGGAGCCGGACGCTCGGTAA
- a CDS encoding GntR family transcriptional regulator → MSGTFSLPASRTEVVLEEIRRGILTRELLPGQPLVEAELAAKLGVSKTPVREALKVLSNSGLVTFSPYKGASVCVVDSELAKAVYDVRLVLEPEAVRRTVERRDPALLEDAAEALKEASAAISDRDQAALSLLNRRFHRALYSGCGNPLLVSILDDLKDRAALISIVGWEANPSWRKEWNEHKAILAAAKKGDAQTASDLLRNHVADFLDRIVAAIGD, encoded by the coding sequence ATGTCTGGGACGTTCAGCCTGCCCGCCTCGCGCACCGAAGTGGTGCTCGAGGAAATCCGCCGAGGCATCCTCACCAGGGAGCTGTTACCCGGCCAGCCGCTGGTCGAAGCGGAATTGGCGGCCAAGCTCGGCGTCTCGAAGACGCCGGTGCGCGAGGCGCTCAAGGTGCTGTCCAATTCGGGCCTCGTGACGTTCAGCCCGTACAAGGGCGCTTCGGTGTGCGTGGTGGACTCCGAACTCGCCAAGGCCGTCTACGACGTCCGGCTGGTGCTGGAACCGGAAGCGGTCCGCCGCACGGTCGAGCGCCGCGACCCGGCGCTGCTCGAAGACGCCGCCGAGGCGTTGAAGGAGGCCTCGGCCGCCATCTCCGATCGCGACCAGGCCGCGCTGAGCCTGCTGAACCGCCGCTTCCACCGCGCGCTCTACAGCGGCTGCGGCAATCCTTTGCTGGTCAGCATCCTCGACGACCTCAAGGACCGCGCGGCCTTGATCAGCATCGTCGGCTGGGAAGCGAACCCCAGCTGGCGCAAGGAATGGAACGAGCACAAGGCGATTCTCGCCGCCGCGAAGAAGGGCGACGCGCAGACCGCGTCGGATCTGCTCCGCAACCACGTGGCCGACTTCCTCGACCGCATCGTCGCGGCCATAGGGGACTGA
- a CDS encoding chitosanase, protein MNARIRRGIGVASVLALSVATPVVVSTASFAATEAPALGAAVLAGDLSVPAKKEIAMKLVSSAENSSLDWKAQYKYIEDIGDGRGYTAGIIGFCSGTGDMLDLVEYYSETTPGNPLQKYLPALRKVNGTDSHSGLGSAFVNDWKKAAATDAFKNAQNHERDRVYFNPSVAQGKADGLSNLGQFAYYDAAVMHGFDGGSTSFKGIRTAALKKAKPPSQGGDETAYLKAFLVERKRVMKLEEAHSDTSRVDTEQSKFLNEKNFDLHTPLKWSVYGEQFQIN, encoded by the coding sequence ATGAACGCCAGAATCCGCCGCGGCATCGGCGTCGCCTCCGTGCTGGCTTTGTCCGTCGCGACGCCCGTTGTGGTCTCCACCGCCTCCTTCGCCGCCACCGAAGCACCCGCGCTCGGCGCGGCCGTGCTCGCCGGTGACCTTTCGGTGCCCGCGAAGAAGGAAATCGCGATGAAGCTCGTCTCCAGCGCGGAGAACTCTTCGCTGGACTGGAAGGCGCAGTACAAGTACATCGAGGACATCGGCGACGGCCGCGGCTACACCGCGGGCATCATCGGGTTCTGCTCGGGCACGGGCGACATGCTCGACCTGGTCGAGTACTACTCGGAGACCACGCCGGGCAACCCGCTGCAGAAATACCTGCCCGCGCTGCGCAAGGTCAACGGCACCGACTCGCACTCCGGGCTCGGCAGCGCGTTCGTCAACGACTGGAAGAAGGCGGCCGCCACCGACGCCTTCAAGAACGCGCAGAACCACGAGCGTGACCGCGTCTACTTCAACCCGTCGGTCGCGCAGGGCAAAGCGGACGGCCTGAGCAATCTCGGACAATTCGCCTACTACGACGCCGCGGTCATGCACGGCTTCGACGGCGGCTCGACGAGCTTCAAGGGTATTCGCACCGCCGCGCTGAAGAAGGCGAAGCCGCCGTCACAGGGTGGCGACGAGACCGCTTACCTCAAGGCGTTCCTCGTCGAGCGCAAGCGCGTCATGAAGCTCGAAGAGGCTCACTCCGACACGTCCCGTGTGGACACCGAGCAGTCGAAGTTCCTGAACGAGAAGAACTTCGACCTGCACACCCCGCTGAAGTGGTCGGTGTACGGGGAGCAGTTCCAGATCAACTGA